From a region of the Acidobacteriota bacterium genome:
- the flgC gene encoding flagellar basal body rod protein FlgC: MSGLFSALDVSASALHANRRRMELLVTNIANSQTTRTAEGGPYRRKDVVFMSTPMQDFRNLYLSLLEEEPQLEGVRVSRVVVQEGEPQLRYQPNHPDANGQGFVAYPDINPIEEMANLMGATRSYEANIKAFEAVKEIVQRSIDLGRRG; the protein is encoded by the coding sequence ATGAGCGGACTTTTCTCAGCCCTCGACGTCAGCGCTTCGGCGCTTCACGCCAACCGGCGGCGCATGGAACTGCTGGTGACCAACATCGCCAACTCGCAGACCACCCGCACCGCCGAGGGCGGACCCTACCGCCGCAAGGACGTGGTCTTCATGTCCACGCCCATGCAGGACTTCCGCAACCTCTACCTGAGCCTGCTGGAAGAGGAGCCCCAACTGGAAGGAGTCAGGGTCTCGCGGGTGGTGGTGCAAGAGGGCGAGCCGCAACTGCGTTATCAACCCAATCACCCCGACGCCAACGGGCAGGGCTTCGTGGCCTATCCCGACATCAACCCCATCGAGGAAATGGCCAACTTGATGGGGGCAACCCGCTCCTACGAGGCCAACATCAAGGCCTTCGAGGCGGTCAAGGAAATCGTACAGCGCTCCATTGACCTGGGACGCCGAGGCTAA
- the fliF gene encoding flagellar basal-body MS-ring/collar protein FliF, which produces MPGILAQLKALNDNLSVNQKLSITLLGLVTLFGLLGFVYLINQQSYQLLISDVDAATSQQVVERLENKGIPYQLSNSGRNIAVPPESLNEAMLEIAGEGLVNKGRVGFEIFDENSWTTTEFGERVKFQRALEGTLERTILELEEISKARVHVAFEKESVFTEQKQPAKASVVVGLRSGRSLPARKVASIENLVASAVQGLSPDNVTVVGDNGALLSQSRPDTEMLNEQQIQLRQGMERELSEKVRRLLERTVGESKVEVETSLALDFSQVHEKELIKDPVLLSEDEISRRGPDGQGVGGVPGVASNQGAEPEPGSERSGAQMTQTRRNYEHSLLERSSRAPGGEIKRISMAVVIDHKTAQQQNGQGETVEERVPWTQEELDQLRSLVSSTIGFDAQRGDSLTLENIPLLEPVQPQVTAPAGGGFMDQVRPLIWPVLRWTGIVALFMLFYLMIFRPLKRQVFNYVESQPPAQLAQGQSKGQRQLGGGARAALPEAQEEVEIDDDEQRKADLIDLARRKPETVTGLLRDWMSEQGV; this is translated from the coding sequence ATGCCGGGAATCTTGGCGCAGTTGAAAGCGCTTAACGACAACTTGTCGGTCAACCAGAAGCTTTCCATCACCCTCCTGGGGCTGGTGACGCTCTTTGGTTTGCTGGGCTTTGTCTACCTCATCAACCAGCAGAGCTATCAGCTCCTCATCTCCGACGTGGACGCCGCCACCTCCCAGCAGGTGGTTGAGCGGCTCGAGAACAAGGGCATTCCCTACCAGTTGTCCAACTCGGGACGCAACATCGCCGTCCCTCCCGAGAGCCTCAATGAAGCCATGCTCGAGATCGCCGGCGAAGGCCTGGTCAACAAGGGCCGCGTGGGCTTCGAGATTTTCGACGAGAACAGTTGGACAACTACCGAATTCGGCGAGCGGGTCAAGTTTCAGCGGGCCCTGGAGGGTACGCTGGAACGCACCATCCTGGAGCTGGAAGAGATCTCCAAAGCGCGCGTCCACGTGGCTTTCGAGAAGGAATCGGTCTTTACCGAGCAGAAGCAGCCGGCCAAGGCCTCGGTGGTGGTGGGCCTGCGCTCGGGACGCTCCCTGCCGGCCCGGAAAGTGGCGTCCATCGAAAACCTGGTGGCTTCGGCCGTACAGGGCCTTTCGCCCGACAACGTCACCGTGGTGGGAGACAACGGCGCGCTTCTTTCTCAAAGCCGTCCCGACACCGAAATGCTCAATGAGCAGCAGATCCAGTTGCGCCAGGGCATGGAAAGGGAGCTGAGCGAAAAAGTCCGCCGCCTGCTGGAGCGCACCGTGGGTGAGAGCAAGGTCGAGGTCGAAACCTCGTTGGCACTGGATTTCTCCCAGGTGCATGAGAAGGAACTGATCAAAGATCCCGTGCTCCTCTCGGAAGACGAGATCAGCCGCCGCGGCCCCGACGGTCAAGGCGTGGGAGGGGTGCCGGGAGTGGCCTCCAACCAGGGCGCCGAACCCGAGCCGGGATCGGAGCGCTCGGGCGCCCAGATGACTCAAACGCGCCGCAATTACGAGCATTCCCTGCTGGAGCGTTCCAGCCGCGCGCCCGGAGGCGAAATCAAACGCATCTCCATGGCCGTGGTCATCGACCACAAGACCGCCCAGCAGCAGAACGGGCAAGGCGAAACGGTGGAGGAGCGCGTCCCCTGGACGCAGGAAGAACTCGACCAACTGCGCAGCCTGGTTTCCTCGACCATCGGCTTCGACGCCCAGCGGGGCGACAGCCTGACGCTCGAGAACATCCCTCTGCTAGAGCCCGTCCAGCCCCAGGTGACGGCTCCAGCGGGCGGCGGATTCATGGATCAGGTGCGGCCGCTGATCTGGCCCGTCCTGCGCTGGACGGGGATCGTGGCCCTCTTCATGCTCTTCTACCTGATGATCTTCCGTCCTCTCAAACGGCAAGTCTTCAACTATGTGGAATCCCAACCGCCGGCCCAATTGGCCCAAGGACAGAGCAAAGGACAACGCCAACTCGGCGGCGGGGCCCGCGCCGCCCTGCCCGAGGCCCAGGAAGAGGTGGAGATCGACGACGACGAGCAACGCAAGGCCGATCTCATCGACCTGGCCCGGCGCAAGCCCGAAACCGTGACTGGACTGCTGCGGGATTGGATGTCTGAACAGGGTGTGTAG
- the flgB gene encoding flagellar basal body rod protein FlgB translates to MDLFKDSGIDRMASYLDFAARRQQVINSNIANIETPGYQAKSLEFESLFREELESGLHLRTTRAGHVTGPPELIRETARVRTLPTGALGNDLNNVDLDQEMTQLAQNVLKFSAVSQMIQGRLQMIRRVIEGA, encoded by the coding sequence ATGGACCTGTTTAAAGACAGCGGAATCGACCGCATGGCCAGCTACCTGGACTTCGCCGCCCGGCGCCAGCAGGTCATCAATTCCAACATCGCCAACATCGAGACCCCCGGCTATCAGGCCAAGAGCCTGGAGTTCGAGAGTCTCTTCCGCGAGGAATTGGAATCGGGATTGCATCTGCGCACTACACGCGCTGGACATGTGACGGGCCCTCCCGAGCTGATTCGGGAAACGGCCCGCGTCCGGACGCTGCCCACGGGCGCGCTGGGGAACGACCTCAACAACGTCGATCTCGATCAGGAGATGACCCAGTTGGCGCAGAACGTACTCAAGTTCTCGGCCGTGTCGCAGATGATCCAAGGACGCCTGCAGATGATCCGGCGGGTGATTGAAGGAGCTTAG
- a CDS encoding sigma-54 dependent transcriptional regulator has protein sequence MAEAAQAVQQPSVLVLEDDIDLTSALRDYLQDEGWEVESASTAGEARSKLTEQVFDLVLADYLLPDADGLTVFEEIQSRCPMTKVMIMTGVKDMEVAARAFKKGAADLISKPFKVNELGSRIDELMEEKRRQLETDSNVVAFRKPRSMVGRSASMKKVFRLMELVAGRSQTVLISGESGTGKELVARAIHNQSPRAKAPFVAINCGAIPENLLEDELFGHIRGAYTDARQSRIGKFEQANGGTLFLDEIGTMPMNLQIKLLRVLEEREFQKLGSNQTVRVDVRILAATNANLRKKVEDGEFREDLFYRLNVVPIQLPALHERKDDIPLLVNHFLKLVAQEDDEAERKISPAALKLLMAHKWPGNVREMRNVLELACVLAGEDQVLDVEHFPSLFGGEAGEGITPEGELLKNYLQLPNEGINLNQVVSELEKNLICQSLKRTQGNKGKAARLLNLKRTTLVEKLRRMNLLEDFSAS, from the coding sequence ATGGCGGAAGCAGCTCAAGCGGTTCAACAACCCTCGGTGCTGGTGCTGGAAGATGATATCGATTTGACCAGCGCACTCCGAGACTACTTGCAGGATGAAGGTTGGGAAGTCGAGAGCGCATCCACCGCCGGCGAGGCACGCAGCAAGTTGACCGAGCAGGTCTTCGACCTGGTCTTGGCCGATTATCTGTTGCCTGACGCCGACGGACTCACGGTGTTTGAAGAGATCCAATCTCGTTGTCCCATGACCAAGGTCATGATCATGACCGGAGTCAAGGATATGGAGGTGGCAGCGCGGGCCTTTAAAAAAGGCGCCGCCGACCTGATTTCCAAGCCTTTCAAGGTCAACGAACTGGGCAGCCGCATCGACGAATTGATGGAGGAAAAGCGGCGCCAACTGGAAACCGATTCCAACGTGGTCGCTTTCCGCAAGCCCCGCAGCATGGTGGGGCGCAGCGCCTCCATGAAGAAGGTCTTTCGCCTCATGGAACTGGTGGCGGGACGCAGCCAGACCGTCCTCATCAGCGGCGAGAGCGGCACGGGCAAGGAACTGGTGGCGCGCGCCATCCACAATCAGAGTCCGCGTGCCAAAGCTCCTTTCGTGGCCATCAATTGCGGGGCCATCCCTGAGAATCTGCTGGAAGACGAGCTCTTCGGGCACATAAGGGGCGCCTACACGGATGCCCGTCAAAGCCGTATCGGCAAATTCGAGCAGGCCAACGGCGGCACCCTTTTCCTGGACGAAATCGGCACCATGCCGATGAACTTGCAGATCAAGCTGTTGCGGGTTCTGGAAGAGCGCGAGTTTCAAAAGCTCGGTTCCAACCAGACGGTAAGGGTGGACGTACGCATCCTGGCCGCCACCAACGCCAACCTGCGCAAGAAGGTGGAGGACGGCGAATTCCGGGAAGACCTTTTCTACCGCCTCAACGTGGTGCCCATCCAGCTCCCCGCCTTGCATGAACGCAAAGACGACATTCCGCTGCTGGTCAACCACTTCCTCAAGCTGGTAGCCCAGGAGGACGACGAAGCCGAACGCAAGATCTCCCCCGCCGCCCTCAAGCTTCTGATGGCCCACAAGTGGCCCGGAAACGTGCGCGAAATGCGCAACGTGCTGGAATTGGCCTGCGTGCTGGCCGGCGAAGACCAGGTGCTGGACGTGGAGCATTTTCCTTCTCTATTCGGAGGCGAAGCAGGCGAAGGCATCACGCCTGAAGGGGAGCTGCTCAAAAACTACCTTCAGCTTCCCAACGAGGGCATCAATCTCAATCAGGTGGTCAGCGAACTGGAGAAGAACCTGATTTGCCAGTCGCTCAAGCGCACCCAGGGCAACAAGGGCAAGGCGGCCCGCCTGCTCAACCTGAAGCGAACCACCCTGGTGGAGAAACTGCGCCGTATGAATCTGCTGGAGGATTTTTCGGCTTCCTAG
- the fliE gene encoding flagellar hook-basal body complex protein FliE has product MSDVFINQTSPIQQLEDLKRGSQAKGAENSERFAELLNEALSEVNELQKTSDAEVGKILSGDIKDVHSAMIAMQKADLSFQMVMQVRNKLVEAYQEVMRMQV; this is encoded by the coding sequence ATGAGCGACGTATTCATTAATCAGACCAGTCCCATCCAGCAACTGGAGGACCTCAAGAGGGGTTCGCAAGCCAAGGGCGCCGAGAACTCCGAACGCTTCGCCGAACTGCTCAACGAAGCGCTCAGCGAGGTCAACGAGCTGCAAAAGACCTCTGACGCCGAGGTCGGCAAGATTCTCTCCGGCGACATCAAGGACGTTCACAGCGCCATGATCGCCATGCAGAAGGCCGACCTCTCCTTTCAGATGGTCATGCAGGTCCGCAACAAGCTGGTGGAGGCTTATCAAGAAGTCATGAGAATGCAGGTCTAG
- a CDS encoding FliH/SctL family protein, which translates to MSARLADPNKVQAFSFRSLDGSKSPQVPGFLKDKQDGPQPSGKTASSSASGEEDNRRKSRDSHEVEREAFEKGFAAGERAGMQMAEKKTDAVLRRFANSLEKIARLRDELLGQCEKDLVALALEIARRLVHREIEVDEKIIGTFVRVALEKLHVDSRVTIYLHPDDREILSRNLDEFFSDRQDIEITLRSRQDLNRGDCQIESDYGNIDARISEQFREIETGLLGNL; encoded by the coding sequence ATGTCAGCTAGACTCGCCGACCCCAACAAGGTTCAAGCTTTCAGCTTCCGATCCCTGGATGGAAGCAAGAGTCCTCAGGTGCCGGGCTTTCTCAAGGACAAGCAGGACGGCCCGCAGCCCTCGGGCAAGACCGCCTCCAGCTCAGCCTCCGGGGAAGAGGACAACCGCCGCAAGTCGCGCGATTCTCACGAGGTCGAGCGGGAAGCCTTCGAGAAGGGATTCGCGGCCGGAGAGCGCGCCGGCATGCAGATGGCGGAGAAAAAGACCGACGCCGTGCTGCGCCGCTTCGCCAATTCGCTGGAAAAGATCGCCCGCCTGCGCGACGAGCTGTTGGGGCAATGCGAGAAAGACCTGGTGGCGCTGGCGCTGGAAATCGCCCGCCGCCTGGTCCACCGCGAGATCGAGGTGGACGAGAAGATCATCGGCACCTTCGTAAGAGTGGCGCTGGAAAAGCTTCACGTCGACAGCCGCGTCACCATTTATCTGCACCCTGACGACCGCGAGATCTTGTCCCGCAACCTGGACGAGTTTTTCTCCGACCGTCAGGACATCGAAATCACCTTGCGCTCACGCCAGGACCTCAATCGGGGCGACTGCCAGATCGAGTCCGACTACGGGAACATCGACGCCCGCATCTCGGAGCAGTTCCGCGAGATCGAGACCGGACTGCTGGGCAACCTTTAA
- a CDS encoding sigma-54 dependent transcriptional regulator encodes MKQVLVVDDEQQILSAIDATLSRKGYAVTTAGNGQEALGKLNQGFFQAVITDVRMPRMDGMGVLREIKRKAPETPVILLTGHGTVDNAVEALKQGAFDYLMKPFTSKQLEDVLNKATRSMPDEDDEQGEADQPGRILARDPKMKQLLNMAAQAAESDATVLVEAESGTGKELLARYIHRRSRRHRGPFVAVNCAALPDELLESELFGHEKGAFTGALKRKPGKFELADGGTILLDEVGEMPALLQAKLLRVLQEGEIDTVGGLQPVAVDVRVVATTNCNLKEAVGEGRFREDLYYRLNVIPLTIPPLGRRKDDIPLLVSHFCRKHEQGEERKHFSEETLDLLQKYDWPGNVRELENVVRRALAMCRNPVVSPGDLFLQLDEEKAGGVQLKAGLSLREMEKEMIRVTLEETGGNRTHAAEMLGISLRTLRNKLKEYREEGDYY; translated from the coding sequence ATGAAACAGGTTCTAGTCGTTGACGACGAGCAGCAGATTCTCAGCGCTATCGACGCCACACTGAGCCGAAAGGGCTATGCGGTCACCACGGCGGGCAACGGGCAAGAGGCGCTGGGCAAGCTCAACCAGGGCTTCTTCCAAGCCGTCATCACCGATGTCCGCATGCCCCGCATGGACGGCATGGGAGTTCTGCGCGAGATCAAGCGCAAGGCCCCCGAGACTCCCGTCATCCTGCTGACCGGCCACGGAACCGTCGACAACGCCGTGGAAGCCCTCAAGCAAGGGGCCTTCGACTACCTGATGAAGCCTTTCACCTCCAAGCAGTTGGAGGACGTGCTCAACAAGGCCACCCGCTCCATGCCCGACGAGGACGACGAGCAGGGAGAGGCCGACCAGCCCGGACGCATCCTGGCCCGCGACCCCAAGATGAAGCAGTTGCTGAACATGGCCGCCCAGGCGGCGGAAAGCGACGCCACCGTGCTGGTGGAAGCCGAAAGCGGCACCGGCAAAGAACTGCTGGCGCGCTACATCCACCGGCGCAGCCGCCGCCACCGCGGACCCTTCGTGGCCGTCAATTGCGCCGCCCTGCCCGACGAACTGCTGGAGAGCGAGCTCTTCGGACATGAAAAAGGGGCCTTCACCGGGGCCCTCAAACGCAAGCCGGGCAAATTCGAATTGGCCGACGGCGGCACCATCCTCCTGGACGAGGTCGGCGAGATGCCGGCTCTTCTGCAGGCCAAGCTGCTGCGCGTCCTGCAGGAAGGCGAGATCGACACGGTGGGAGGGCTGCAGCCGGTGGCGGTTGACGTCAGGGTCGTCGCCACAACCAACTGCAACCTGAAGGAGGCGGTCGGGGAAGGCCGCTTCCGCGAAGATCTCTACTATCGCCTCAACGTCATTCCTTTGACGATTCCGCCCCTGGGCCGTCGAAAAGATGACATCCCCCTGCTGGTCAGCCACTTCTGCCGCAAACACGAGCAGGGCGAGGAGCGCAAGCACTTCTCTGAAGAGACTCTCGACCTGCTGCAGAAATACGACTGGCCCGGCAACGTGCGCGAACTCGAAAACGTGGTGCGCAGAGCCCTGGCCATGTGCCGCAATCCGGTGGTCTCGCCCGGCGATCTCTTCCTGCAACTCGACGAAGAGAAGGCCGGCGGGGTGCAGCTTAAGGCGGGCCTGTCGCTGCGCGAAATGGAAAAGGAAATGATACGCGTGACGCTGGAGGAAACCGGCGGCAACCGCACGCATGCCGCGGAAATGCTGGGGATTTCCCTGCGCACGCTGCGCAACAAGCTGAAGGAGTATCGCGAGGAAGGCGACTACTATTAG
- the fliG gene encoding flagellar motor switch protein FliG, producing MPTVTVKQDPKSMAGPYKAAILMLYLGESVAREVFKRMSDDEVMRISQEIARLGSVSSDISKAVAEYTHRQLVASKSLLGTMESAQKLLESAFSPDVARGYIREIAESSQVTARGRALLQKADPRQLSKLLQVEHPQTIALVLSNVSPDLSAKTVALLEDELRAEVCMRLASLEQISPPVRDRVIDILANKLDTRNHHMESGTRGGVRRVAEIFNNMDRDVSQSCLEQIEQENPNMALEIRNNMFVFEDLLVVGDREMRKIIQAIDKQVLVTALKGTSDELKEHFFSNMSTRAVDMLKEDMEAMGPIRLKDAEKAQQEIVATVRDLEQQGQFDLGAGGAEEYVS from the coding sequence ATGCCGACGGTAACCGTCAAGCAGGATCCCAAGTCGATGGCCGGACCTTACAAGGCCGCCATACTGATGCTCTATCTGGGCGAATCGGTAGCCCGCGAAGTCTTCAAGCGGATGAGCGACGACGAGGTGATGCGGATATCCCAGGAAATCGCCCGCTTGGGCAGCGTGTCCTCCGACATCAGCAAGGCTGTGGCCGAGTACACCCATCGACAACTGGTGGCCAGCAAATCATTGCTGGGTACCATGGAGTCGGCGCAGAAGCTGCTGGAATCGGCTTTCTCCCCCGATGTGGCGCGCGGCTACATCCGCGAGATCGCCGAAAGCTCCCAAGTCACCGCCCGGGGCAGGGCCCTGCTGCAGAAAGCCGACCCGCGCCAGCTCTCCAAGCTGCTGCAGGTCGAGCATCCGCAAACCATCGCCCTGGTCCTCTCCAATGTCTCGCCCGACCTTTCGGCCAAAACCGTGGCCCTGCTGGAGGACGAGCTGCGGGCCGAGGTGTGCATGCGGCTGGCTTCGCTGGAGCAGATCTCGCCTCCCGTCCGCGACCGCGTCATCGATATCCTGGCCAACAAGCTCGACACCCGCAACCACCACATGGAAAGCGGCACCAGAGGAGGCGTCCGCCGGGTGGCCGAGATCTTCAACAACATGGACCGCGACGTCAGTCAGTCCTGCCTGGAGCAGATCGAGCAAGAGAATCCCAACATGGCTCTGGAGATCCGCAACAACATGTTCGTCTTCGAGGACCTTCTGGTGGTAGGCGACCGCGAGATGCGCAAGATCATCCAGGCCATCGACAAGCAGGTGCTGGTGACGGCCCTCAAAGGCACCAGCGATGAACTCAAGGAGCACTTCTTCAGCAACATGTCGACGCGGGCCGTGGACATGCTCAAGGAAGACATGGAAGCCATGGGGCCCATTCGACTCAAGGATGCCGAAAAGGCCCAGCAGGAGATCGTCGCCACGGTCCGCGACCTGGAACAACAGGGGCAGTTCGACCTGGGCGCCGGCGGAGCGGAGGAATATGTCAGCTAG
- a CDS encoding GAF domain-containing protein: MNTLILATSDDSLQSWTAEDFPALQSVPFVQADTESWNRAVAVFLDRGQSGLRDEIPDHCKAPLLCVADRQERERLEQEGIFQVFPSAPARQEWTSSLRRALRLARAERRVEHLRRLNRRRRREIRDLWRTGEIVREMTSTLYIEDILKSILHGVRRHLELDRVMLGLINGSSKREEIKVALGIDRDRLEGAVWAVDESSPVWTRLASRGTPMRVEIEQERGLPPFITRVFPKAFVKAPLIVRKQILGTIMCDRSRGEISARDLRLLRVFCQYAAIAIQNARLYYDVLKSEEELREAHDKLVRAERMAVIGQIAVSINHEINNPLCNISLIAQTVNDQPEGELSPRLRQMLADLEENVDRIQAVTRKLAGLKEAPLTEYLPNQMMVDLK, encoded by the coding sequence TTGAACACGCTCATCCTGGCCACTTCCGACGACAGCCTGCAGAGCTGGACCGCAGAGGATTTTCCCGCCTTGCAGTCGGTGCCTTTCGTCCAGGCCGACACCGAGAGCTGGAACCGGGCGGTGGCCGTCTTCCTGGACCGGGGGCAATCAGGCCTCCGGGATGAAATACCTGATCATTGCAAGGCCCCTCTGCTCTGTGTGGCGGACCGCCAGGAGCGGGAGCGCCTTGAACAAGAAGGGATTTTTCAGGTCTTCCCTTCCGCTCCTGCACGCCAGGAGTGGACCTCCTCGCTGCGGCGCGCGCTGCGCCTCGCGCGCGCCGAGCGAAGGGTGGAACACTTGCGCCGGCTCAATCGCCGCCGTCGCCGCGAGATCCGCGACCTGTGGCGGACGGGTGAAATCGTCCGCGAGATGACCAGCACCCTCTACATCGAAGACATCCTCAAGAGCATCCTCCACGGCGTCCGGCGCCATCTTGAACTGGACCGCGTCATGTTGGGGCTGATCAACGGCTCCTCCAAGCGCGAGGAGATCAAGGTGGCGCTGGGCATCGACCGCGATCGACTGGAAGGAGCGGTGTGGGCCGTCGATGAAAGCTCTCCCGTGTGGACGCGCCTGGCCAGCCGCGGCACTCCCATGCGGGTGGAGATCGAGCAGGAAAGGGGCCTGCCGCCCTTCATCACGCGGGTCTTTCCCAAGGCCTTCGTGAAGGCGCCTCTGATTGTGCGCAAGCAGATCCTGGGAACCATCATGTGCGACCGTTCCCGGGGTGAGATCAGCGCTCGCGACCTGCGTCTGCTCAGGGTCTTCTGCCAGTACGCCGCCATCGCCATCCAGAACGCCCGCCTCTATTACGACGTGCTCAAGTCGGAAGAGGAACTGCGCGAGGCTCACGACAAACTGGTCAGGGCCGAACGGATGGCCGTGATCGGGCAGATCGCGGTGAGCATCAACCACGAGATCAACAATCCGCTCTGCAATATCAGCCTGATCGCTCAGACGGTCAACGACCAACCCGAGGGCGAGCTGTCTCCGCGTCTGCGCCAGATGCTGGCAGATCTGGAGGAGAACGTCGACCGAATCCAGGCCGTCACACGCAAGCTGGCGGGACTCAAAGAAGCGCCTCTGACCGAATACTTGCCCAATCAGATGATGGTGGACCTGAAATGA
- a CDS encoding ATP-binding protein yields MSLPALEDRSSAPKAGAKDTERLRQAFDSFAEISSSLEKAYGDLQAKVRSLSRQLEESNDYLETVLQSLPCGVLVVDGQERVKTLNRQARELLGLQGQVWGQPSEGSLSTSRGSCPALPSLRELIESIPCGQDFAVLFSRSPAPREITLQQPRPRHLACAFSSTKRGERLLVLQDITELRRLQERMRRQERLAAMGEMAFEVAHEIRNPLTGLGLFASLLREDDLSPEERNRFVDNIEIGIRTLDVTLTNMLCFSRRKEPDKQPLDLAALLQTTLDFMSPVAQERGIELRTRFESRALVEADEEMMRQVFMNLVLNALQAQSRGGSLEAGTQELGESLQVHIRDSGPGYRQDGNAVFEPRFATDEKGRGLGLGVVKKVVEAHGGEVRLSSRQDQSGRGGGNQFTLIFPLGAESR; encoded by the coding sequence ATGAGCTTGCCAGCCCTTGAAGACCGATCGAGCGCCCCCAAAGCCGGCGCAAAAGACACCGAAAGGCTGCGTCAGGCCTTTGATTCCTTCGCCGAGATCTCCTCTTCGCTGGAAAAAGCCTACGGCGACTTGCAGGCCAAAGTGCGCAGCCTCTCTCGCCAGCTCGAGGAGAGCAACGACTATCTGGAAACGGTATTGCAGAGCTTGCCTTGCGGCGTTTTGGTGGTCGACGGTCAGGAGCGCGTCAAGACGCTCAACCGTCAGGCCAGGGAACTGTTGGGGCTGCAAGGGCAAGTTTGGGGGCAGCCGTCGGAAGGATCCCTTTCAACCTCCCGGGGATCCTGTCCGGCGCTGCCGTCCTTGCGCGAATTGATTGAGAGCATCCCCTGCGGCCAGGACTTCGCGGTCCTCTTCAGCCGCAGTCCCGCCCCCCGAGAGATCACTCTGCAGCAGCCGCGGCCGCGGCATCTGGCCTGCGCCTTCTCCTCCACCAAGCGGGGAGAGCGGCTGCTGGTGCTTCAAGACATTACCGAACTGCGCCGCCTGCAAGAGCGGATGCGTCGTCAGGAGCGGTTGGCCGCCATGGGCGAAATGGCCTTCGAGGTGGCTCACGAGATCCGCAACCCGCTGACCGGACTGGGCCTGTTCGCGTCCTTGCTGCGCGAGGACGACCTTTCGCCTGAAGAACGCAACCGCTTCGTCGACAACATCGAGATCGGAATCCGCACCTTGGACGTCACGCTCACCAACATGCTCTGCTTCTCGCGCCGCAAAGAGCCTGATAAGCAGCCCTTGGATCTGGCCGCACTGCTGCAGACCACGCTCGATTTCATGAGTCCGGTGGCCCAGGAACGCGGCATCGAGCTGCGTACCCGCTTCGAAAGCCGGGCCCTGGTCGAGGCCGATGAAGAAATGATGCGCCAGGTCTTCATGAACCTGGTCCTCAATGCCCTGCAAGCCCAGTCCCGAGGCGGGAGCCTGGAGGCTGGCACGCAAGAGCTGGGAGAAAGCTTGCAGGTCCATATCCGCGACAGCGGTCCGGGCTACCGGCAGGACGGCAACGCGGTCTTCGAGCCTCGCTTCGCCACCGACGAAAAGGGCCGCGGACTGGGACTGGGAGTGGTCAAGAAAGTGGTCGAAGCCCATGGAGGCGAGGTGCGCCTGAGCAGCCGCCAGGATCAATCGGGCCGCGGCGGCGGCAACCAATTCACTTTGATTTTCCCTTTGGGAGCTGAAAGCCGATGA